The genomic DNA ggcgcatgcgcagtGGGAAGGACTCATGCTGCGTGAAGACATTGGCTACGAAGGGCGGCGGACGCAGTCGCTACTCAAACTGCGTCCGACGCAAGAGGCCGAGTACGTCGTCCAGGACGTCGTCCTGGCCTCGATGCGTCTCCCGATCAACGGGAAGTATGCCGTGTACGAAGCCGTATCGCGTACGTGATTGCGCTAATGCAGACATTGTGATCGATCATGAAGGCGTCCCCGTCTCGGTCGGCTCGGGCTTTTctgccgaggagcggctGCGGTACGCACAGCAccccgacgcgctgcgcggcaagaCTGTGACGGTTGCATGTACGTGGCCCCACTTACCCAGACTTTCAAGAGTCCGAGGCCGTGGCGCGTGGCGAGGCACGCTCTCTGCGATTCCCCGTCGTGAAAGGCGTctacgacgcggcgcggacgCTCTAGCCGAGGTCGCCTCCCATCCAGGCGAATACAAGGAAAGCGCAGCCGTACGGCGaggcgagctgcgtgagtAGAGATACGTACGCGATTCAGCAGGtagccgagcggcgccgcgacgcgcgtcgcgcgcgggcCATACGATCgcaccgcacgcacgaggcgcgcgcccagCGAGCCCGGCTCGggccgcatcgcgctcagcagcgacgtcggcggcggcggcagcgcgggaggcgcggcgccccacggccgcggcgcagacgaCTTGCACAGCTCGGGGTAGACAAACGGCCGCAGGAAGTAGGTCTGagcgagcaggcgcagccccgtcgcgcgcgagcccggcggcgccgtgaGGCGCGCGTACCTGAACAGCTTCTCGATCGTGCTCTGTGAGTAGCGTTTCGTGCGCGCCTTGAAtcgcgcgcgcatcgcgcgcacttcgcgcggcgcacgcggcgtggcgcgcggcgtatGCGGTGCGGAGGCCGCGACGACGTTCTCCCGCGCGCTGTTCAGCAGGtgcggcaggcgcacgcggcggcggagcgggcgcaggcggcgcaccgactGGGTATGGGAGACGCGGGGCACGGGGTACATGGTGCGGACCGGGCGCACGGTGTAGGCGACCGACGCCtggcggtgcggcggcacgcgcatcTTCGCTGGCTCGCCCattgccgacgccgcgcgcgagcgtggGCGCTGAGGGACGTGCAGGCCGTACCACAGGACCATGCGGATGTACTCGATCGGGCGGCTGACGAGTTCGtagagcagcgcgccgatcgcgccgccgcacacAAGGATCAGTGCAGCGGTGAAGCGCCCGTACACTGTACGGCTTGCGTTGAACGAAAAGTCGAGGTGCACCGTGCCGTGCTCCTCGGTGTCCTTGGGCCGAGCCAAGGCTCCCGgccctgcgcggcgcagcgtgcgcacgatATTGTCTACCGCGAGCGATGCGTGGAAtgcgatgcggcgcgcacaCTCGAACGACACAAAGAAGCACGAGAAGCCGGCCGAGtcacgcagcagcgagaGCATCAAGCTGATGCcgtgcacgcgccgcgacaagaggcgcaggtgGTGCGGCAGGTGTCGAAAGACGGTCGACGTCTtgggctcgcgcgcgacggtgGGTGTCGTCATGCGCAAAATCAGGCGGTGGTACCAGCGTTCCGGGAGGAACGGGAGGATGGCCGCCTGGAGGATCGTGCGCCAGGTCCCGAGCGGGTGCCGGATGATGGCCGGGATCGTGGTGCCCTTGCtgacgtcgcgcacgagcaggcgctgcagcacaaGGCGCATATTGTCCAGCGGTGCCGCGATGATGcactgcgcggcgcccgccgcggcgcctgcaACGGCGACAATGAGCATCGGCGTAAAAGTGCCTGTCTTGACGTTTTCGTCTTCCGCGTGCCTGCGGCGTAGGAGGAGGTCCTCGGTGAGCGTGTACGTCTGAAAGAGGGTGAATCCAATCGCGACGTTTGCCACTGCATCAGTCGCTTGACTTACAGAGCGGCGGGGCGACCAGCGACAAAAGAAGCACGGGCTTCTCGTGCCGAATCAGACGGCGCAAGTACGGCACCCCCAGCTTTTTcccctcgcgccgcgcgagcagctctaCCAAAGAG from Malassezia japonica chromosome 1, complete sequence includes the following:
- a CDS encoding uncharacterized protein (EggNog:ENOG503P52R; TransMembrane:3 (i68-90o110-134i295-316o)); its protein translation is MADEAGAETARRHLSLAVADDSVEPDYGTRDGPKDSRSGVSRIDSAAGAFARTLVSSLSFMFQRPIRLFRPVQLANVAIGFTLFQTYTLTEDLLLRRRHAEDENVKTGTFTPMLIVAVAGAAAGAAQCIIAAPLDNMRLVLQRLLVRDVSKGTTIPAIIRHPLGTWRTILQAAILPFLPERWYHRLILRMTTPTVAREPKTSTVFRHLPHHLRLLSRRVHGISLMLSLLRDSAGFSCFFVSFECARRIAFHASLAVDNIVRTLRRAGPGALARPKDTEEHGTVHLDFSFNASRTVYGRFTAALILVCGGAIGALLYELVSRPIEYIRMVLWYGLHVPQRPRSRAASAMGEPAKMRVPPHRQASVAYTVRPVRTMYPVPRVSHTQSVRRLRPLRRRVRLPHLLNSARENVVAASAPHTPRATPRAPREVRAMRARFKARTKRYSQSTIEKLFRYARLTAPPGSRATGLRLLAQTYFLRPFVYPELCKSSAPRPWGAAPPALPPPPTSLLSAMRPEPGSLGARLVRAVRSYGPRATRVAAPLGYLLNRLASPYGCAFLVFAWMGGDLG